In the Myxococcales bacterium genome, one interval contains:
- a CDS encoding sigma-54-dependent Fis family transcriptional regulator, protein MAEFLIADDNKTATDTLCALVERRGHAAHAVYDGAQALRFLEERPVDVLVTDLKMPKVDGMQLLRQARERWPEVVVIVVTAYGSVEAAVEAMKIGAFDFITKPLDNGELQVKFQKAVAQRELARRMERLDARVSTLEADDAYRHGLGEIIGKSQPMQRVFETIDKVAPTDATVLILGESGTGKELVARAIHAKSGRAKGPFVSVHCATYAGGVLESELFGHEKGAFTGAIERKLGRFELADQGTFFLDEVGEIPVPFQTKLLRAIQEKEFERVGGSRTLKVDIRIISATNKNLPKAIRDGEFREDLFYRLNIFTMELPPLRSRKEDIPLLVEAFIKRQAQRQERQAPGLTPRAMDSLMDYNWPGNVRELRNVIERATILAAGAPINLSHLPPTFLPPSASYVCLPDSDVNFDEEMENFERRLILHGYERSGRIKAKAAKMLGIDRNRFRYKLEKFGVTD, encoded by the coding sequence ATGGCCGAATTTCTGATCGCGGACGACAACAAAACGGCAACCGATACGCTCTGCGCGCTCGTCGAGCGGCGCGGCCACGCGGCCCACGCGGTCTACGACGGCGCACAGGCCTTGCGGTTTCTGGAGGAACGGCCCGTCGACGTTCTCGTCACCGACTTGAAAATGCCGAAAGTGGACGGCATGCAGTTGCTGCGCCAGGCGCGGGAACGGTGGCCGGAGGTGGTCGTCATCGTGGTGACGGCCTACGGCAGCGTCGAGGCGGCGGTGGAAGCGATGAAAATCGGCGCCTTCGATTTCATCACCAAACCGCTCGACAACGGCGAGTTGCAGGTCAAATTCCAGAAGGCCGTGGCGCAGCGGGAACTCGCCCGGCGGATGGAGCGCCTGGACGCGCGGGTCAGCACCCTGGAGGCGGATGACGCCTATCGACACGGCCTGGGCGAAATCATCGGCAAAAGCCAGCCCATGCAGCGGGTGTTTGAAACGATCGACAAGGTCGCGCCGACCGACGCCACGGTGCTGATCCTGGGTGAAAGCGGCACCGGCAAGGAACTGGTCGCGCGCGCCATTCACGCCAAGAGCGGCCGGGCCAAGGGGCCGTTCGTCAGCGTCCATTGCGCGACCTACGCCGGCGGCGTGCTGGAAAGCGAACTGTTCGGCCACGAGAAGGGCGCGTTCACCGGCGCGATCGAACGCAAGCTCGGGCGCTTCGAGCTGGCGGATCAGGGCACCTTTTTTCTCGATGAAGTGGGCGAGATCCCGGTGCCGTTCCAAACCAAGCTGCTGCGCGCGATTCAAGAAAAGGAATTCGAGCGGGTCGGCGGTTCGCGGACCCTCAAGGTGGACATCCGCATCATTTCCGCGACCAACAAAAACCTGCCGAAGGCCATCCGGGACGGCGAGTTCCGCGAGGATCTGTTCTACCGGCTCAACATTTTCACGATGGAGTTGCCGCCGTTGCGCAGCCGCAAGGAGGACATCCCCTTGTTGGTGGAGGCCTTCATCAAACGGCAAGCCCAGCGGCAGGAACGGCAGGCGCCGGGCCTGACGCCGCGCGCGATGGATTCGCTGATGGACTACAACTGGCCGGGAAACGTCCGCGAATTGCGTAACGTCATCGAGCGGGCCACCATCCTGGCGGCCGGCGCGCCGATCAATCTGTCCCACCTGCCGCCGACGTTTTTGCCCCCCTCCGCCTCGTACGTCTGCCTGCCCGATTCGGACGTGAATTTCGACGAGGAAATGGAGAACTTCGAGCGGCGCTTGATCCTGCACGGCTACGAACGATCCGGCCGGATCAAGGCCAAAGCCGCCAAAATGCTGGGCATCGACCGGAACCGTTTTCGCTACAAGCTGGAAAAATTCGGAGTCACCGACTGA
- a CDS encoding methyltransferase domain-containing protein, whose translation MFFAACPDPAALLAWTERLPPAAKELLAAAYGFFTPAQAARPAGEPAAGWEKARVLRHVREYGYYANCKIGLQYAVEQGFDGVIFVGRGAEFTPEALQPLLEAAVFDGAAIAVGLASDTPPPSAAERRAIRLTNWILHRSWRELRSGWRYYSTAALRAIPFLLNTENEAFDAQLLIQGRALDLSATEVPLPGARVDRPALGDREAWRLFSPALHYRLHQLHLLRHGRWLVDFGERYTYKRSPFGSHQQILAAVPAGSRVLDLGCSQGLLADRLVKAGCHVAGVDQLPPERVRLPYDQYRQADLDDPALRLPYGREFDVVILADVIEHLKNREAVLALARRHLKPEGRMIISTGNIAIWFYRLSLLLGRFEYDARGILDDTHVRLFTRATFTRLLRQAGFEIVRVAVTTLPFEIIFQSHAENPLVRFLDRAYHRLARFWPELFAYQFVLEARIARLEHGESTAWPEAAGR comes from the coding sequence TTGTTCTTCGCCGCCTGCCCCGATCCCGCCGCGCTGCTGGCCTGGACCGAGCGCCTGCCGCCCGCGGCGAAGGAGTTGTTGGCGGCGGCCTACGGCTTTTTCACGCCGGCCCAGGCGGCGCGGCCGGCCGGCGAGCCGGCCGCCGGTTGGGAAAAGGCGCGCGTGTTGCGGCACGTGCGCGAATACGGCTATTACGCCAACTGCAAGATCGGTTTGCAGTACGCGGTCGAACAGGGCTTCGACGGCGTGATTTTCGTCGGCCGCGGCGCGGAATTCACCCCGGAGGCGCTGCAACCCCTGCTGGAAGCCGCCGTTTTCGACGGCGCCGCCATCGCGGTCGGCCTGGCGAGCGATACGCCGCCGCCGTCCGCCGCCGAACGCCGGGCGATCCGCCTGACGAACTGGATTCTGCACCGCTCCTGGCGCGAATTGCGGTCCGGGTGGCGGTATTATTCGACCGCCGCGCTACGCGCCATTCCCTTCCTGCTCAACACCGAAAACGAGGCGTTCGACGCCCAACTGTTGATTCAGGGCCGCGCCCTGGATCTGTCGGCGACCGAGGTTCCCCTGCCCGGCGCGCGGGTCGACCGGCCCGCGCTCGGCGATCGCGAGGCCTGGCGCCTGTTCTCGCCGGCGCTGCACTACCGCCTGCACCAGCTTCACCTGCTGCGGCACGGCCGCTGGCTGGTCGATTTCGGCGAGCGTTACACCTACAAGCGGTCGCCGTTCGGTTCGCACCAGCAGATCCTGGCGGCGGTGCCGGCCGGCAGCCGGGTGCTGGACCTGGGATGCAGCCAGGGCTTGCTGGCCGATCGGCTCGTCAAGGCGGGATGCCACGTGGCGGGCGTCGATCAACTGCCGCCGGAGCGGGTGCGCCTGCCCTACGACCAATACCGGCAGGCCGATCTCGACGACCCCGCGCTTCGCCTGCCCTACGGCCGCGAATTCGACGTGGTGATTCTGGCCGACGTCATCGAACACCTGAAAAACCGCGAGGCCGTCCTCGCCCTGGCCCGGCGGCACCTGAAACCCGAGGGCCGGATGATCATCTCGACCGGCAATATCGCCATCTGGTTCTACCGCCTGTCGCTGCTGCTCGGGCGCTTCGAGTACGACGCGCGCGGCATCCTCGACGACACCCACGTGCGCCTGTTCACCCGCGCCACCTTCACGCGGCTGCTGCGCCAGGCCGGGTTCGAAATCGTCCGCGTCGCCGTGACCACGCTGCCGTTCGAGATCATCTTTCAGTCGCACGCCGAAAACCCGCTGGTCCGTTTTCTGGACCGCGCCTATCATCGTCTCGCCCGCTTCTGGCCGGAACTGTTCGCCTACCAGTTCGTGCTCGAAGCGCGGATCGCGCGGCTCGAACACGGGGAATCGACCGCCTGGCCTGAGGCCGCGGGGAGATAA
- a CDS encoding decaprenyl-phosphate phosphoribosyltransferase — protein sequence MRPRQWVKNFMIFPALVFSGGIFDPISQIVCLGGFVVFCLVSGAVYLYNDLADVERDRNHPVKRLRPIASGALPEKTAAAAIKWILGLAFGLAFALNLISTKVGFDFALICLLYLLMQVAYSNRLKHVVILDVMCIAAGFDLRVLAGAALLNVPASFWLVVCMTLLALFLGFGKRRHELTLLTDGAGSHRKILAEYNLTFLDQMIAVVTASTVLAYSLYTLSEDTLAHFGPRAHYLPLTIPFVLYGIFRYLYLVHQKDSGGSPTKALLNDPPILINIGLWFVTVVAVLYY from the coding sequence ATGCGGCCCCGGCAGTGGGTCAAGAATTTCATGATTTTCCCGGCGCTGGTTTTTTCGGGCGGCATCTTCGACCCGATCAGCCAGATCGTCTGCCTGGGCGGGTTCGTGGTGTTTTGCCTCGTCTCCGGCGCGGTGTATCTGTACAACGACCTGGCCGACGTCGAGCGCGATCGTAACCACCCGGTCAAACGTTTGCGGCCGATCGCCTCGGGCGCGTTACCGGAAAAAACGGCGGCGGCGGCGATCAAGTGGATTCTCGGCCTGGCTTTCGGGCTGGCCTTCGCGTTGAATTTGATTTCCACGAAAGTCGGTTTCGATTTCGCGCTGATTTGCCTGCTCTACCTGCTCATGCAGGTGGCGTATTCCAACCGGCTCAAGCACGTGGTGATTCTCGACGTGATGTGCATCGCGGCGGGATTCGATCTGCGCGTGCTGGCCGGCGCGGCGCTGCTCAACGTGCCGGCGAGTTTCTGGCTGGTCGTCTGCATGACGCTGCTGGCGCTGTTTTTGGGTTTCGGCAAGCGGCGGCACGAGTTGACGCTGCTGACGGACGGCGCCGGCAGCCACCGCAAGATCCTCGCGGAATACAACCTGACGTTTCTCGACCAGATGATCGCCGTGGTGACGGCTTCGACCGTGCTGGCCTACAGCCTGTATACGCTCAGCGAGGACACCCTGGCGCATTTCGGCCCGCGCGCGCATTACCTGCCGCTGACCATTCCCTTCGTGCTCTACGGCATCTTCCGCTACCTCTACCTGGTGCACCAGAAAGACAGCGGCGGCAGTCCGACCAAGGCGCTGCTGAACGACCCGCCCATTCTGATCAACATCGGGCTCTGGTTCGTAACCGTGGTTGCGGTGCTGTATTACTGA
- a CDS encoding long-chain fatty acid--CoA ligase, translating into MWKNRVAKYGDKVYLRAKRDGAWKSYTFRDVDRMVTDIALGMLSLGFKRGDRISLLSENRPYWTMFDLATQSLGGILATIYATNTPEQCAYIVNNSESRFVALSNNNQLNKLFDKKVSIPLVEKIIIFDPIDGITDKDPRVLTVNKLMELGRSYPHPEELDKLIAASTFDDVATLIYTSGTTGDPKGVMLTHGNFYSNVQGAAEVMPVSPEESFLSFLPLSHSLERMAGHFTPMYIGATVSFAESIDAIRQNLQEIKPSAMVSVPRIYEKFHAAILDNVSKSAPLKQKLFHWALGVGRAAGKYILANKTVPPLLALQHTLADKLVFAKIKANLGGNLRFAISGGAPLSPELFEFFFAMGVTIYEGYGLTETTPVVTCASPGNIRTGTVGRVLPGVTVKIAADGEILVKGPNVMKGYYKMPEATAEAIVDGWFHTGDIGELDADSFLKITDRKKDIIVTAGGKNVAPQNIENMLKMERFIEQVNIIGDRRRYLTAIIVPDFAELEKWAREKGLQYAGRKELVKLPEVHKLIEDAIKKNNSELAKYETIKKFHLTDIQFSQENDMLTPTLKVKRKKVNAYYAKEIEAMYEE; encoded by the coding sequence ATGTGGAAGAATCGTGTCGCCAAGTACGGCGACAAGGTTTATCTGCGCGCCAAACGCGACGGCGCGTGGAAATCCTATACCTTCCGCGACGTCGACCGCATGGTCACCGATATCGCGCTGGGCATGTTGTCGCTGGGGTTCAAACGGGGCGACCGCATCTCGCTGCTGTCGGAAAACCGGCCGTACTGGACGATGTTCGACCTGGCCACCCAGAGCCTCGGCGGCATCCTGGCCACGATCTACGCCACCAACACCCCCGAGCAGTGCGCCTATATCGTCAACAACTCCGAGTCGCGCTTCGTGGCGCTGTCGAACAACAACCAGCTCAACAAGCTGTTCGACAAGAAGGTCAGCATCCCGCTCGTCGAAAAGATCATCATCTTCGATCCGATCGACGGCATCACCGACAAGGACCCCCGCGTCCTGACCGTCAACAAGCTGATGGAACTGGGCCGTTCCTATCCGCATCCCGAGGAACTCGACAAGCTGATCGCCGCGTCCACCTTCGACGACGTGGCGACGCTGATCTACACCTCGGGCACCACCGGCGATCCCAAGGGCGTCATGCTGACCCACGGCAATTTCTACTCGAACGTCCAGGGCGCCGCGGAAGTCATGCCCGTCTCGCCCGAAGAATCGTTCCTCAGCTTCCTGCCGTTGTCGCACAGCCTCGAACGGATGGCCGGCCACTTCACGCCGATGTACATCGGCGCGACCGTCAGCTTCGCCGAGTCGATCGACGCCATCCGCCAGAACCTGCAGGAGATCAAACCCTCGGCGATGGTCAGCGTGCCGCGCATCTACGAAAAGTTCCACGCGGCGATCCTTGACAATGTTTCGAAAAGCGCGCCCCTCAAGCAGAAGCTCTTTCATTGGGCGCTGGGCGTCGGCCGCGCCGCCGGCAAGTACATCCTGGCCAACAAAACGGTGCCGCCGCTGCTCGCCCTGCAGCACACCCTCGCCGACAAGCTGGTCTTCGCGAAAATCAAGGCCAACCTCGGCGGCAACCTGCGCTTCGCCATCAGCGGCGGCGCGCCCCTGTCGCCCGAGTTGTTCGAATTCTTCTTCGCCATGGGCGTGACGATCTACGAGGGCTACGGCCTGACCGAAACCACGCCGGTCGTCACCTGCGCCTCGCCAGGCAACATCCGCACCGGCACGGTCGGCAGGGTGCTGCCGGGCGTGACGGTGAAGATCGCCGCGGACGGCGAAATTTTGGTGAAGGGCCCGAACGTGATGAAGGGCTACTACAAGATGCCCGAGGCGACCGCCGAGGCCATCGTCGACGGCTGGTTCCACACCGGCGACATCGGCGAACTCGACGCCGACAGCTTCCTGAAGATCACCGACCGCAAGAAGGACATCATCGTCACCGCTGGCGGCAAGAACGTGGCGCCGCAAAACATCGAAAACATGCTCAAGATGGAGCGGTTCATCGAGCAGGTGAACATCATCGGCGACCGGCGCCGCTACCTGACGGCGATCATCGTGCCGGATTTCGCCGAACTGGAAAAATGGGCTCGGGAGAAGGGCCTGCAGTACGCCGGCCGGAAGGAACTGGTCAAGCTTCCCGAGGTCCACAAGCTGATCGAGGACGCCATCAAGAAAAACAACTCGGAACTGGCCAAGTACGAAACCATCAAGAAGTTCCACCTGACCGACATTCAGTTCTCGCAGGAAAACGACATGCTGACCCCGACCCTCAAGGTCAAACGCAAGAAGGTCAACGCCTACTACGCCAAGGAAATCGAGGCGATGTACGAGGAATAG
- a CDS encoding type IV pilus twitching motility protein PilT, which translates to MNLQRLLQAAVQYGASDVHLKPGRAPIIRINGELHELTKHPRLSPPDIIASAELMMDDRQVALFKEQNEIDLAYSLPGLGRFRVNIFRQRGSIAVALRIIPYQIRTFAELHMPPVLEKIAADQRGMVVVTGATGSGKSTTLASMIDYINSNRTCHIITVEDPIEFLIRDKKSAISQREVGIDTKGFLTALRAALRQDPDVILVGEMRDLETMTTALQAAETGHFVLSTLHTTDVMETISRILAVFPPGQENQVRFQLSTSLKAIICQRLVPRADGSGRVPAVEVLVSNARVQECIKEPKKTSEIPDIMTQSYTTYGMQSFDMSLMQLVRDKLITVEAALQNATNPGDFKLRLQGVSGADEARFDEYSEGVEKKKKGPGGGGTGGGGGAGGQKGGNFGDLIERFSE; encoded by the coding sequence CTGAATCTGCAACGCCTGCTGCAGGCGGCCGTGCAATACGGCGCGTCCGACGTGCACCTCAAACCGGGGCGCGCGCCGATCATCCGCATCAACGGCGAGCTACACGAGCTGACCAAGCATCCGCGCCTGTCGCCGCCGGACATCATCGCCTCGGCCGAACTGATGATGGACGACCGGCAGGTGGCGCTCTTCAAGGAACAGAACGAGATCGACCTGGCCTACAGCCTGCCCGGCCTCGGGCGGTTCCGCGTCAATATTTTCCGCCAGCGGGGCAGCATCGCCGTGGCGTTGCGCATCATCCCTTACCAGATCCGCACCTTCGCCGAACTGCACATGCCGCCGGTGCTCGAAAAAATCGCCGCGGATCAACGCGGCATGGTGGTGGTGACCGGCGCGACCGGTTCGGGCAAGTCGACCACCCTGGCGTCGATGATCGATTACATCAACTCGAACCGCACCTGCCACATCATCACCGTCGAGGATCCGATCGAATTCCTGATCCGCGACAAGAAAAGCGCCATCAGCCAACGCGAAGTCGGCATCGACACCAAGGGCTTTCTCACCGCCCTGCGTGCCGCCCTGCGCCAGGATCCCGACGTCATTCTGGTCGGCGAAATGCGCGACCTGGAGACGATGACCACCGCCCTGCAGGCCGCCGAAACCGGCCACTTCGTGCTGTCCACCCTGCACACCACCGACGTCATGGAAACGATCAGCCGCATCCTGGCGGTCTTTCCCCCGGGGCAGGAAAATCAGGTCCGTTTTCAGCTTTCCACCAGCCTCAAGGCGATCATCTGCCAGCGGCTGGTGCCGCGCGCCGACGGCTCCGGCCGCGTGCCGGCGGTTGAAGTCCTGGTTTCGAACGCGCGCGTGCAGGAATGCATCAAGGAACCGAAAAAGACGTCCGAGATTCCGGATATCATGACCCAGAGCTACACCACCTACGGCATGCAGTCGTTCGACATGAGCCTGATGCAACTGGTCCGCGACAAATTGATCACGGTCGAGGCCGCGTTGCAGAACGCCACCAACCCCGGCGACTTCAAGCTGCGCTTGCAAGGCGTTTCCGGCGCCGATGAAGCGCGTTTCGACGAGTATAGCGAAGGCGTGGAGAAAAAGAAGAAAGGGCCCGGCGGCGGCGGAACCGGCGGCGGCGGCGGAGCCGGCGGTCAGAAGGGCGGCAATTTCGGCGACCTGATCGAGCGCTTTTCGGAGTAA
- a CDS encoding sulfotransferase → MMKYINLYRLILRTFGFHLRPVGTFCLLQIHRLINGATRALDHLFFPEFRRQPLDRPIFILGNPRGGTTFVHRFLLNTDRLCAFELWEMLFPAITARKIFGRFIHRFAPLSPARYHSSDAHETGLRDVETDDAMAFFHFVDGGFLWSYFLAWEDTWGSRLSRDYFELDDEPEERKQRLFRYLEGCWRRNLMAKSKSRIIVKSSIFTLRVKTLLKRYPDCKIIYCVRDPLETIPSGMSLLTGVLEQSYDMFHSTSPDVRQRYLENLYQGSCAMYRTFHDLLQSGVIPERNLKIVPYPRLMNDLERTMAELVDFLEIEPSARFTEKLLEQAEKQRHHKSRHEYSLAKFGLDEARLRRDLAFVYQTYGLAGGSES, encoded by the coding sequence ATGATGAAATACATCAATTTATACCGCTTGATCCTGCGAACCTTCGGCTTTCACCTGCGGCCGGTGGGAACCTTTTGCCTGTTGCAGATCCATCGCCTGATCAACGGCGCGACCCGCGCCTTGGATCACCTGTTTTTCCCCGAATTCCGCCGGCAACCGCTCGACCGGCCGATTTTCATTCTGGGCAATCCGCGCGGCGGCACGACCTTCGTCCATCGTTTTCTGCTCAACACCGATCGCCTGTGCGCCTTCGAATTGTGGGAAATGCTGTTTCCGGCCATCACCGCGCGCAAAATCTTCGGGCGGTTCATTCACCGGTTCGCGCCGCTGTCGCCGGCCCGCTATCACAGTTCCGACGCCCACGAAACCGGCTTGCGCGACGTCGAAACCGACGACGCCATGGCTTTCTTCCACTTCGTGGACGGCGGTTTTCTCTGGTCGTATTTCCTGGCCTGGGAAGATACCTGGGGCAGCCGGTTGAGTCGGGACTATTTCGAGCTGGACGACGAGCCGGAAGAACGGAAACAGCGGCTGTTCCGCTACCTGGAAGGTTGTTGGCGGCGCAACCTCATGGCCAAGAGCAAGAGCCGGATCATCGTGAAGAGCAGCATTTTCACCCTGCGGGTCAAGACCCTGCTGAAACGTTACCCGGATTGCAAGATCATCTACTGCGTGCGCGACCCGCTGGAGACAATCCCGTCCGGCATGTCGTTGCTGACCGGCGTGCTGGAGCAATCCTACGACATGTTCCATTCCACCTCGCCCGACGTGCGCCAGCGGTATCTGGAAAACCTCTACCAGGGCTCCTGTGCCATGTACCGGACCTTCCATGATCTGCTGCAAAGCGGCGTCATTCCCGAAAGGAATCTGAAAATCGTCCCCTATCCGCGGCTCATGAACGACCTCGAGCGAACCATGGCCGAGTTGGTGGATTTTCTGGAGATCGAACCGAGCGCGCGGTTCACCGAAAAACTGCTCGAGCAGGCCGAGAAACAACGCCATCACAAAAGCAGGCACGAATACTCCCTCGCCAAATTCGGCTTGGACGAGGCGCGCCTTCGCCGGGATCTGGCGTTCGTCTACCAAACCTACGGCCTGGCGGGAGGATCCGAATCATGA
- a CDS encoding MATE family efflux transporter, with product MSKLVNESLPKTIAKMAVPMLAGTFALNTYQLTNAWFVSRLGTESLAAISFAYPVIMFILFLARGLSSGAMTLVAHALGRQDQHEAATLTTHALGLTLLFAALVTLVGLLTVRPVFARLGAAGEVLEMTARYMRIWYLGAPIMLLQVVAADVIISTGNTKIISLLMVGSTGLNIFFDLGLIFGRFGLPRMGIAGAALATILAQSAILAAACFILARRLGLIELRLPAWRELMRSWGRILKFGVPGALGLVLTPISSAVITRLVAGYGTAAVAALGVAGRIEMFAFMIPMTVGMSLIPLAAQNYGAGRLDRIRAARKGTMLFAAGYGVFIGLTFIFFADSMARIFSAEAAVVDVLKSYIYITCMGYGMLEVNRYAGFVMTGAQEPLKASLLNIIRVLVLLIPLSLLGSALFHLRGIFFGRLVTDLTAGTIGIWWSGRVLSAKAARRGEA from the coding sequence ATGTCGAAACTGGTCAACGAAAGCCTGCCGAAAACCATCGCCAAGATGGCCGTGCCGATGCTGGCCGGGACGTTCGCCCTCAACACCTACCAGCTCACCAACGCCTGGTTCGTCTCCCGGCTCGGCACCGAATCGCTGGCCGCGATTTCCTTCGCCTACCCGGTCATCATGTTCATCCTGTTTCTGGCCCGCGGGCTGAGCAGCGGCGCGATGACGCTGGTGGCGCACGCTCTCGGGCGCCAGGACCAGCACGAGGCCGCGACGCTGACGACGCACGCCCTCGGCCTGACCCTGTTGTTCGCCGCGCTCGTCACCCTGGTCGGCCTGCTGACCGTGCGGCCGGTGTTCGCCCGGCTCGGGGCCGCCGGCGAGGTGTTGGAAATGACCGCGCGCTATATGCGGATCTGGTATCTGGGCGCGCCGATCATGCTGCTGCAGGTAGTCGCCGCGGACGTCATCATCAGCACCGGCAACACCAAGATCATCAGCCTGCTCATGGTCGGCAGCACGGGGCTGAACATCTTCTTCGATCTCGGGCTCATCTTTGGCCGGTTCGGCCTGCCGCGGATGGGAATCGCCGGCGCGGCGCTGGCCACCATCCTCGCCCAGAGCGCGATCCTGGCAGCCGCCTGTTTCATCCTGGCGCGCCGGTTGGGGCTGATCGAACTGCGCCTTCCGGCGTGGCGCGAGCTGATGCGGTCGTGGGGGCGGATCCTCAAATTCGGCGTTCCCGGCGCGCTGGGCCTGGTGCTGACGCCGATTTCCTCGGCGGTCATCACGCGGCTGGTCGCCGGCTACGGCACCGCGGCGGTCGCGGCGTTGGGCGTGGCCGGCCGGATCGAGATGTTCGCCTTCATGATCCCGATGACCGTCGGCATGTCGCTGATTCCGCTGGCGGCGCAGAACTACGGCGCGGGCCGGCTCGACCGCATCCGGGCGGCGCGAAAAGGGACGATGTTGTTCGCGGCCGGCTACGGGGTCTTCATCGGCCTGACGTTCATTTTTTTCGCGGACTCCATGGCGCGGATCTTTTCCGCCGAGGCGGCCGTCGTCGACGTGCTCAAGTCCTATATCTACATCACCTGCATGGGCTATGGGATGCTGGAGGTCAACCGTTACGCGGGGTTCGTCATGACCGGCGCGCAGGAACCTTTGAAAGCCTCACTGCTCAACATCATCCGCGTGCTCGTGCTGCTGATTCCGCTGTCGCTGCTGGGGAGCGCGCTGTTCCATTTGCGCGGCATCTTTTTCGGCCGGCTGGTCACCGATTTGACCGCCGGGACGATCGGCATCTGGTGGTCGGGACGGGTTTTGTCGGCGAAGGCGGCGCGGCGCGGCGAAGCGTGA
- a CDS encoding HAMP domain-containing protein: MKKLKSNRTIFATQVFFYLLLILAVILIFGVPFISTARTHLENEIGRKLKDIAKIAARNAPYERLALIKTGDDQTRMVLRLKEKLSEIREATGVEDVFIFQPDGSLLVDPRLDRLIGSPSALGHFKKDFLTSLQQGRPASTGSYPAANDQLFISAYAPVMDDQGRLFAIVGVNAGATEIELINRMQSRLYWTAAGGAIIAFLVALLLARTLTRPIRHMARTAEQIGNGDYQARVPIPSILELEVLANSLNEMARLVQARDAKLKEMSASVAHEIRNPLNSIKLLITLLGEELQEPRDGTKSASSTAF; the protein is encoded by the coding sequence ATGAAAAAGCTGAAAAGCAACCGCACCATCTTCGCGACCCAGGTATTTTTCTACCTTTTGCTCATCCTTGCGGTCATCCTGATTTTCGGCGTGCCTTTCATCTCCACGGCCCGGACGCACCTGGAAAACGAAATCGGCAGAAAACTCAAGGACATCGCCAAAATCGCCGCCCGCAACGCGCCCTACGAGCGGCTGGCGCTGATCAAAACCGGGGACGATCAAACGCGCATGGTGCTGCGCCTCAAAGAAAAACTTTCCGAAATCCGCGAAGCGACCGGCGTCGAAGACGTTTTCATCTTTCAACCGGACGGCTCCCTGCTGGTGGATCCGCGCCTCGACCGGCTCATCGGTTCCCCCTCGGCGCTCGGTCATTTCAAGAAGGATTTCCTGACCAGCCTTCAACAAGGGCGGCCGGCCAGCACCGGCAGTTACCCCGCCGCCAACGACCAGCTTTTCATCTCGGCCTACGCGCCGGTCATGGACGATCAGGGACGCTTGTTCGCCATCGTCGGGGTGAACGCCGGCGCCACGGAAATCGAGTTGATCAATCGCATGCAATCGCGTTTGTACTGGACCGCCGCCGGCGGCGCGATCATCGCTTTTCTGGTGGCCCTACTGCTGGCCCGCACGTTGACCAGGCCGATCCGTCACATGGCGCGAACGGCGGAGCAGATCGGCAACGGCGATTACCAGGCTCGCGTGCCGATTCCCTCGATTCTCGAATTGGAGGTGTTGGCGAACTCGCTCAACGAAATGGCCCGTCTGGTCCAGGCGCGCGACGCCAAGTTGAAGGAAATGTCGGCCAGCGTGGCGCACGAAATCCGCAATCCCCTGAACTCCATCAAATTGCTCATCACTCTGCTCGGCGAGGAACTGCAGGAACCGCGCGACGGCACGAAATCGGCAAGCTCAACCGCTTTTTGA